The genome window GCGGACACGGCCGCGCGCAGCCTGGCCGATGCCGCGGCCGACAAGCTCGGGCAGCCGATGGTGGTCGAGAATCGCGCCGGCGCGCAGGGCACCCTGGGCCTGGGCGCACTGATCAAGTCCGCTCCCGACGGCTACACCATAGGCATGGTCACGATGCAGCTGAGCGCGATACCGGCGCTGCGCAAGCAGGCGCCGTTCGACCTCGGCCGCGATATCGCCCCCATCGTGCAGATGACCACGGAAAGTCCCGTCTTCGTCGTGCGGCGCGACCTGCCGGTGCGCACGATGAAGGAGTTCGTGGCGTATGCCAAGGCTCACCCGGGAGACCTCACCTATGGCACGCCCGGCCCCGGCTCGCCCGCGCACCTGGGCGTGGAGCTGGTGGGGCGCTCGTTCGGCCTGCAACTCCGGCACGTGCCGTACAAGAGCATATCCATGGCGTTGACCGACGTGGCGGGCGGCCAGATCGACGCGGCGCTGGCCGGGTCCGCCGCGGCATTGACGGGGCTGGCCACGGGCCGCATCAAGGCCCTGGCGGTCGCCTCGCCGGTCCGGCTCAAGGCCCTGCCCGACGTGCCCACGCTGGCCGAAGCGGGCCTGCCCGACGTGGACATACGCGGGTGGGTCGGCCTGGTGGCGCCCGCGGGTACGCCGTCCGCCATCGTCGATCAGTTGAATGCCGCTTTCAACCAGGCGCTGGCGCGGCCCGAGGTACGGGAGCGGCTGCAGTCGGTGGGCGCGGAGGCGGCGGGCGGCACGCCGGCGCGATTCGGCGCGTTCATCGCCGCGGAAGCGGCTCGCTGGCGGGGCGTGATCGAAGCGGCGCACATCTCGGCCGATTGACGCGGTCCGCGCCTCAGGGCAGCGTCGCTTCCAGGCGCTCCCGCAGCAGCCGCGCGAGGATGGCCTCGGCCGCGATGATCGCGCCCGTCTTCATGACGCTGTCGTTCAGCGCCACGACCACCTGGCGCGTCAGGCGCGGTTCGTCCAGCGGCGCATAGGCGAGTCCGGCATTTCCCGCGCGGCGCGCGGCCACCGATTCGGCCAGCAGGGTGGCGGCCGTGCCAGTGGCGCAGACGTCCAGCAGCGCTTTCGAGTCCTCGATGCCGCCCACGATGTCCAGCGCCACGCCACGCCTGGCCGCTTCCTCGCGCAGCATGCGATGGCTGGGCTGCATCGACGACAGGATCAGCGGGATGCCGGACAGCTGTTCCAGCCGGATCGGAGCAGGGTGAAGATCGACCAGCGGCCGGGGCCCGACCAGGCACAGGCGCTCTCGGTAGAGCAGGGTCGCGGGAGCGCACTTTTCATGCGCGGCATGGACCTGCATGGCGATGTCCAATTGCGAGGCGCGCAGCCGCTGGCGCAGCTCGTCGGAATACCCGACCACGATTTCCGGCGTGACCGCCGGCAGTTCCTGCTTGATGGCCAGGTACAGCGGCGTGGCGACTATGGGTGCCACGGATTTCAGGATGCCGATGGACACGCAGCCCTGGGCATGCCCCGCTTTCTCGCGCACCGCCGCACGGGCCGATTCCAGCTGCTTCACGATGGCCGCGGCTCGCGCGTACAGTTCCGTGCCGGCTTCGGTGACCGCGATGCCGCTGGGGCCGCGCACGAACAACTGCACCTCCAATTCCTGTTCCAGGTCCGCCAGCCGCTGGCTTAGCGCGGGCTGGGCCACGTGCAGCCGGCGCGAGGCCTCGGACAGGCTGCCGCCCTCGACCATGGCCATGAAATAGCGCAGGTGGCGGATGTCCATGGCGGCGCGCAGCGCGGCGGGGTCAGGCCAGCTTCCAGTCGTAGTCGACCGTCAGCGGCGCGTGATCGGAAAACCGCTCTTCCTTGTAGATGGCCGCCGCCTTCGCCGTGCCGGCGATGCCCGGCGTGGCGATCTGGTAGTCGATGCGCCACCCGACGTTCTTGGCCCAGGCCTGGCCCCGGTTGCTCCACCAGGTATAGGCCTCGCCGGTGGTCTCCGGATGCAGCCGGCGGTACACGTCCACCCAGCCGATCTCGTCGAACACCTTGGTCAGCCAGGCCCGTTCCTCGGGCAGGAAGCCGCTGTTCTTCTGGTTGCTCTTCCAGTTCTTCAGGTCGATTTCCTGGTGCGCGATGTTCCAGTCGCCGCAGATGACGAACTCGCGCCCGGTGTCGCGGTGTTCGGCCATCAGGCCCGTGAGCCAGGGCGCGAAGCGATCCAGGAAGCGGTACTTGGCCTGCTGGCGTTCGTCGCCGCTGCTGCCCGAGGGCAGGTAGGCGCTGACCACGGAAAGGCCGGGCCAGTCGATGCGCAGGATGCGGCCCTCGGCGTCGAACTCTTCCTTGTCGAAGCCGATGACGACCGATTCGCAGGCGCGTTTTACATAGGCGCCCACGCCGCTGTAGCCCTTTTTCTGCGCCGGGAAGAAATGGCCTTCGTAGCCCGGCGGATGGCGCATGTCGTCGGTCAGGTCGGCGTCCTGGGCCTTCAGTTCCTGCAGGCAGACGACGTCGGCGCCGGTGGCGCCCAGCCAGGGGAAGAAGCCTTTGCGGGAGGCCGAACGGATACCGTTGAGGTTGATGGAAACGATGCGCAGCAAGGCCGGCTCCTGGAAAAACGGATGACTGGCCGAATTCTACGCGTTCTGTCCGCCGTGCTGGCAGCTGTGCGTTCAGTCCACTCGCACGCCCGCGCGTTGGACCACCGCTCGCCACCGATCTTTTTCGCTCGAGACGAACGCCTGGAACGCTTGGGGTGTCATGGGACTGGCGACGAAACCGTGCGCCGTGAGCGCGTCGCGCACGTCGGGTAAGGAGAGAATGGCGACCGTGGCTGCATGCAAGCGATCGACGATGGCCGGTGGCGTTCCCGCCGGAGCGAACAGTCCTTGCCACGAAAGAACCTCGAAATCCGGCAGGCCGGCTTCGCGCATGGTCGGCACGCTGGCCAGTTTGGGGTCGCGGCCGCTGCCGGTGGTGGCGAGGAAGCGGAGCCTGCCGGTATCCAGGTAGGACACGACGTTCGAGGGAGAGGCGAAGACCGCGTCGATCTGCCCGCTCAGCAAGGCGGTAACCAATTCCGCCGTGCCCTTGTAGGCGACATGTAGCATGTCGGTACCCGTGTGCATGGCGAAGAGTTCGCCGGTCAGGTGCAGTGCGGTTCCGTTTCCGGATGATCCGTAAGTGAGCTTGCCGGGATGTGCGCGCAGGTGACCGATGAAGGTGGCGAGGGATGTCGCAGGAACGGCCGGGTTTACGACCAGCACCTGGGAACCAGTCACCAGCCGCGATATTGCAGCGAAGTCACGTACGGGATCGTAGGCGGGCTTGCTGTAGAGCGAATGGCTGATCGCGTGCGTGCCGGTTACGCCGAGCACCAGCGTATGGCCATCGGCCTGCGCGCGCGCTACTTGCAGGGAGCCGATGGTGCCGCCCGCCCCTGGCTTGTTTTCGACGATCACCGGTTGGCCCAGCCGTTCGGCCAGCTTGTCGGCCATGATCCGACCAAGCATGTCGGTCGCGCCGCCCGGCGGGAACGGAACGACCAGCTTGATGGGACGAGAAGGATAGCTTTGCGCGTGGGCGGCGACTGGCAGAACGAGGCTCGCGCAGAGCGCGGACGCGATGAGGCGGGAGACGAGGGGCATGGCGACTCCTGGAATGGGCGCTAGAGGATTTCGATGATGCCGCTTGGCGTGCGGTGCAGCCGCTCGACTGATCCGTCGGCGGCGATCAGGAAGTTGTCGCAAACCGTCGAAAAGCCGGCTGCATTGCGGCTGGAAGGGTGAATGGCAATGTTCATCCTGCAATCGATGGCCATCGTTTCGTCGTGGCGAATCAAGGGGCGTTCGACCATGTCGTAGCCCTGCCCGTGGCAGTGCAGCCGCCGTTCCTGCCCATGGCCATGGCGACGCATGTAATCGTTGTGCGCGGCGAAAATATCGCGCGGGTCGGCTCCCGGCCGCAATAGTTCCAACGTGTGGCGCTGGGCTGCGGACATTTCTTCATTCAGCCGGCGAAGGCTTGCCGGGGCCTTGCCGAGCACGAAGGTGCGAGCCAGTTCCGTGTACATGCCGCCTGGGCCGTTGTTCTCGATCAGCAGGGTAAGAACGTCGCCTGCCTTCATTGCCCGCCCCTGTTGGTGACGGGGCCGGAACACGGCGGCGCGGCCAGGCGGTGCCGACGAACCGAGGAAGACTCCCTGCTCGCTGCGTCCGAGATGCCCTATGTATTGCGCGTAGGCAGTGGCTTCGAAATCATGGAGACCGGGGCGCAGGTGGTCGCGGAGCGCCTCGACGATGCAGTCCTGCAGCACGGCGGTGGCCTTGATCATGCCGATTTCTTCGTCGCTTTTGATTGCCTTGATGCAATCGACGAGATCCGTCGCGTCGACGGTTTCCACTCCATGCAGCAATTGGGCGACATGGGTGCCGAAGCCCAGATACATCGCTGCCGGCGCGACGATGCCGACCCGGCGGCAATCCATATCGGCCAGTGCCCGAACGGCCAGTTCGGCATCGTAGTGACGGGTGTAGTGGACACTGGCATAGCTCGGCGTCTGCAGGATACGGCCTACGCCATACGCAAGCGCGCCACCCGTCTCGGCGCGAACGTCGCCGTCGAACGGGCCTTGTTCGATCAGGGCCATGCTTCCCCGGCGGGGAAAGGCCAGCGTCCGTGGATAGGCGTTGGTAGCGGGGGATCCAGTGAACCAGCGGACGTATCCCCCCAACCAGTCGTTGCTGTTCTGGACGAGCAGGGCATCGAGCCCGAGTTCGTCCATCTTTTCGCGGACGAGCGTCCAGCGGCGCTCCAGTTCATGAACGGAAACCGCACTGAGCGAAATGTCCTGGGGCGTCATGGTGAGGCATTCCTCTTCAGTATGCCGAAATCATCGATTTATTGGATGTTTTCAAGAAAAAAATGTTGATCAAGCAACAAAAAAACTGAAAAAGTAGATTCGGGTAGCTGTGAAATTCCCTATTGGATCAATCAAAAAAACGAGTAATCGGAATTTTCATGCTTCATGGATTCACATAAATATTGAAAAGTTTTTGTTGATCCGTCAACATAAAAAAAGAGCGTCGCGCGAACTCGTCGATGCAGGACAAGAGAAATGGAGCGGATTCGAATGACCACCAGGGACTATCAGCGCATCGCCGTCGAAGAGGCTTGGGCTCCGGAGGAGCTATTGCTTCGCTATCGCCGGGAACTCGAATCGACCTCCCGCAGCGATCCTGGATTTCGCAGCTTGTGGGGTTTCTACGGCGGCGACAGCGACCGTGCCACTCAGTTAGCGAAGCGGCTGCAAGATCTCGGGGAGCGGCGCCTGCGCGATATGGATGCCGCGGGTATCGATCGCCAGTTGGTGTTCCTGACGCCGCCCGGCGTGCAAATCTTTTCGGCGCCGCTGGCGACGTCGCTGGCGGCTTCCTGCAATGACCAACTGGCTGACGGCGTCCGTGGAGCGGGAGGGCGCCTGGCGGGGCTGGCTGCCGTCGCGCCTCAGGATCCGGCCGCTGCGGCGCTCGAACTCGAGCGCGCCGTGACGCGCCTTGGCCTGAAGGGGGTGGTGATCAATTCACACATTCAGGGCGAGTACCTGGACGATGAAAAATATTGGGAGATTTTTGCCGCCGCGCAGGCGCTGGACGTTCCTCTCTACCTGCATCCCAACACGCCTTCCCCGGGCCTGATCGAGCCATTGCTGTCACGCGGCCTGGAGGTGGGCATGTACGGCTTTGCCGTGGAAACCGGCTTGCATGCCCTGCGCATCATCGTATCGGGTGCGCTCGACAGGTTCCCACGGCTGCGTATCGTCCTGGGCCACCTAGGAGAGGGTCTGCCGTTCTGGTTCGACCGCCTGGACTATCTCCACGCGATCAACGTTCGCGCGAACCGCTATCCGGGCGTGCCGCCGTTGCAGCGCAAGCCGAGCGACTACCTGCGGGAGAACTTCTACTACACCACCAGCGGCATGCCCTGGGAGCCTGTCATCTCGTTCGTGCGCTCGGTGGTGGGCACGGAGCGGGTGATGTACGCGATGGACTACCCGTACCAGTACGTTCCGCAGGAGGTGGCCGAGATGGAGCGGATGCCGCTGAATGCCGGGGAGAAGCGTGCCTTTTTCCAGACCAACGCCGAGCGCGTGTTCGCGTTGCTCGCATATTGAACGAGACTATGGAGAACATCATGAAATGGATCCCGAGGGCGGTACTTGCGCTAGTCCTTTCCGCGGCCGCGCCGGGCGTGAACTCGGAGGTGCCCGGGGGGAGTTTTCCCAGCCGCCCTATCACCATCATCGTCCCCTATCCGGCTGGAGCGGGTACCGATGCGACGGCGCGCATCATCGCCCGGAGCATGTCCGAGCGGCTCCGGCAGCCTGTCGTCGTACAGAACAGGGCGGGCGCGGCGGGCATCATCGGCGTCGATCTGGTCGTCAAGGCGCCACCGGATGGCTACACGCTCTTGTTGACCACGGCCAATACGCTGACCTCCAACGTTTCCCTGTACAAGAATCTGCCGTACGACCCCGGCGCGCAATTGGCCCCGATCTCGCTGGTCGGCAATGTGCCCGTGGTGCTGGCAGCCTTCCGGGACGTGCCGGCGAACAATGCGCCCGAACTCGTCGCGCTGGCCAAGGCCCACCCGGGGAAACTGACGTTCGGCTCGGCCGGTAACGGCACGGTCCTGCATCTGTCCGGAGAACTCTTCAAGTCGGCGACCGGTACGAACATCGTCCACGTGCCCTACAAAGGGATCGCTCCGTCGGTTGCCGCGGCGGCCGCGGGCGAAACGCAACTCGTCGTCGCGGACCTGACCACGGTCGAACCCATGGTCCAGGCGAAGCGCTTGAAGATCCTGGGCAACCTGGGCGCGGTGCGCTCGCCGCTGGCTCCCCGGATTCCCATCATGGCCGATGTCGGCATCGAGGGGGTGGAGGTCGGGGCATGGTCCGCCATGCTGGCGCCCGCGGGGACGCCCGAAACCGTGATGGCGGTGCTCGGCGCCACGTTGGCCGATACGCTTCGGAGCCAGGATGTACGCGACAATCTGCTCAAAATCTTCGTCGAACCCCAAGGTAGTACGCCGGACCAGCTCCGGGTCCTGATCGATGCCGATACCCGAAAGTGGCGGCGTGTCATTGCCGAGGCGGGAATCAAGATCGATTGAAGGGGCGATGGCGTCGCAGCGTCCCTGGTAAAGTTGCCGGATGCAGCGATCGCTACCGACCCCATGACCACATCAGCAAAGCGGCGGCCTCCCGGACGGCCGCGCTCGGAACCCTCCCCATGGGCGTCCGTCGAGCCAGATGGCTCCGACCTGGCGGTGGAGAATTTTCCCTCCACGCTTATCGTTCAACTGGCCAATGCCCTGCGCCGGACAGTGACCGCGCCTTATGCCGAGACGTTTGGCCTGACCGTCTCGGAGTGGCGCTTCCTGGCGATGCTGGCGCGGCTTGCACCGGCGCGATTCA of Pigmentiphaga sp. H8 contains these proteins:
- a CDS encoding tripartite tricarboxylate transporter substrate binding protein, whose amino-acid sequence is MRSRPITLAARAIALALAACAAGAQAETWPAKPIRLIVPGAPGTPADTAARSLADAAADKLGQPMVVENRAGAQGTLGLGALIKSAPDGYTIGMVTMQLSAIPALRKQAPFDLGRDIAPIVQMTTESPVFVVRRDLPVRTMKEFVAYAKAHPGDLTYGTPGPGSPAHLGVELVGRSFGLQLRHVPYKSISMALTDVAGGQIDAALAGSAAALTGLATGRIKALAVASPVRLKALPDVPTLAEAGLPDVDIRGWVGLVAPAGTPSAIVDQLNAAFNQALARPEVRERLQSVGAEAAGGTPARFGAFIAAEAARWRGVIEAAHISAD
- a CDS encoding LysR family transcriptional regulator, with the protein product MDIRHLRYFMAMVEGGSLSEASRRLHVAQPALSQRLADLEQELEVQLFVRGPSGIAVTEAGTELYARAAAIVKQLESARAAVREKAGHAQGCVSIGILKSVAPIVATPLYLAIKQELPAVTPEIVVGYSDELRQRLRASQLDIAMQVHAAHEKCAPATLLYRERLCLVGPRPLVDLHPAPIRLEQLSGIPLILSSMQPSHRMLREEAARRGVALDIVGGIEDSKALLDVCATGTAATLLAESVAARRAGNAGLAYAPLDEPRLTRQVVVALNDSVMKTGAIIAAEAILARLLRERLEATLP
- a CDS encoding exodeoxyribonuclease III, with translation MLRIVSINLNGIRSASRKGFFPWLGATGADVVCLQELKAQDADLTDDMRHPPGYEGHFFPAQKKGYSGVGAYVKRACESVVIGFDKEEFDAEGRILRIDWPGLSVVSAYLPSGSSGDERQQAKYRFLDRFAPWLTGLMAEHRDTGREFVICGDWNIAHQEIDLKNWKSNQKNSGFLPEERAWLTKVFDEIGWVDVYRRLHPETTGEAYTWWSNRGQAWAKNVGWRIDYQIATPGIAGTAKAAAIYKEERFSDHAPLTVDYDWKLA
- a CDS encoding tripartite tricarboxylate transporter substrate binding protein, coding for MPLVSRLIASALCASLVLPVAAHAQSYPSRPIKLVVPFPPGGATDMLGRIMADKLAERLGQPVIVENKPGAGGTIGSLQVARAQADGHTLVLGVTGTHAISHSLYSKPAYDPVRDFAAISRLVTGSQVLVVNPAVPATSLATFIGHLRAHPGKLTYGSSGNGTALHLTGELFAMHTGTDMLHVAYKGTAELVTALLSGQIDAVFASPSNVVSYLDTGRLRFLATTGSGRDPKLASVPTMREAGLPDFEVLSWQGLFAPAGTPPAIVDRLHAATVAILSLPDVRDALTAHGFVASPMTPQAFQAFVSSEKDRWRAVVQRAGVRVD
- a CDS encoding M24 family metallopeptidase yields the protein MTPQDISLSAVSVHELERRWTLVREKMDELGLDALLVQNSNDWLGGYVRWFTGSPATNAYPRTLAFPRRGSMALIEQGPFDGDVRAETGGALAYGVGRILQTPSYASVHYTRHYDAELAVRALADMDCRRVGIVAPAAMYLGFGTHVAQLLHGVETVDATDLVDCIKAIKSDEEIGMIKATAVLQDCIVEALRDHLRPGLHDFEATAYAQYIGHLGRSEQGVFLGSSAPPGRAAVFRPRHQQGRAMKAGDVLTLLIENNGPGGMYTELARTFVLGKAPASLRRLNEEMSAAQRHTLELLRPGADPRDIFAAHNDYMRRHGHGQERRLHCHGQGYDMVERPLIRHDETMAIDCRMNIAIHPSSRNAAGFSTVCDNFLIAADGSVERLHRTPSGIIEIL
- a CDS encoding amidohydrolase family protein; the encoded protein is MTTRDYQRIAVEEAWAPEELLLRYRRELESTSRSDPGFRSLWGFYGGDSDRATQLAKRLQDLGERRLRDMDAAGIDRQLVFLTPPGVQIFSAPLATSLAASCNDQLADGVRGAGGRLAGLAAVAPQDPAAAALELERAVTRLGLKGVVINSHIQGEYLDDEKYWEIFAAAQALDVPLYLHPNTPSPGLIEPLLSRGLEVGMYGFAVETGLHALRIIVSGALDRFPRLRIVLGHLGEGLPFWFDRLDYLHAINVRANRYPGVPPLQRKPSDYLRENFYYTTSGMPWEPVISFVRSVVGTERVMYAMDYPYQYVPQEVAEMERMPLNAGEKRAFFQTNAERVFALLAY
- a CDS encoding tripartite tricarboxylate transporter substrate binding protein, which codes for MKWIPRAVLALVLSAAAPGVNSEVPGGSFPSRPITIIVPYPAGAGTDATARIIARSMSERLRQPVVVQNRAGAAGIIGVDLVVKAPPDGYTLLLTTANTLTSNVSLYKNLPYDPGAQLAPISLVGNVPVVLAAFRDVPANNAPELVALAKAHPGKLTFGSAGNGTVLHLSGELFKSATGTNIVHVPYKGIAPSVAAAAAGETQLVVADLTTVEPMVQAKRLKILGNLGAVRSPLAPRIPIMADVGIEGVEVGAWSAMLAPAGTPETVMAVLGATLADTLRSQDVRDNLLKIFVEPQGSTPDQLRVLIDADTRKWRRVIAEAGIKID